A window of the Cloacibacillus sp. An23 genome harbors these coding sequences:
- a CDS encoding nitroreductase family protein, with protein sequence MTWRCGGRRRGALFQKRRLGATITAGMWILYGGMNVSLFTVNMEKCVKCGVCVKACPAGIVRFGETGFPEVDRKRESRCIGCGQCVLMCPACADELSFLKDSQLVRAAEIKMPGEEEGLNLIKTRRSVRFFRDEAVPRETFEKLLDAVRQAPTAVNSQNVRWIITLDPEKTKEVTNLILCWFREEIFKNPTSRAAILGAGMIAKAKEGEDRLLRGAPHAAVAVVPKSYGWPEDGAIALTYMELAAHAMGLGCCWGGYLTTAIRNFKGLREYLGIGEDEHVCGAQMIGAPSLRPVRQFAPRKEVSVNWIG encoded by the coding sequence ATGACGTGGAGATGCGGCGGACGTCGGCGCGGCGCGCTTTTTCAGAAACGGCGGCTTGGTGCTACAATTACGGCGGGAATGTGGATTTTGTACGGAGGGATGAATGTGAGCCTATTTACCGTAAATATGGAAAAATGCGTTAAGTGCGGCGTCTGCGTCAAAGCGTGCCCGGCCGGCATCGTGCGCTTCGGAGAGACCGGCTTTCCGGAAGTGGACCGTAAGCGCGAGTCCCGCTGCATCGGCTGCGGCCAGTGCGTGCTGATGTGCCCGGCCTGCGCGGACGAGCTTTCTTTCCTGAAAGATTCGCAGCTCGTACGCGCCGCGGAGATAAAGATGCCGGGCGAGGAAGAGGGGCTGAATCTCATAAAGACGCGCCGCAGCGTCCGCTTCTTCCGGGACGAGGCCGTTCCGCGCGAGACTTTTGAAAAGCTGCTCGACGCCGTGCGGCAGGCCCCCACCGCGGTCAACAGCCAGAACGTCCGCTGGATAATCACGCTGGACCCGGAAAAGACGAAGGAGGTCACGAACCTCATACTCTGCTGGTTCCGCGAGGAAATTTTCAAAAACCCGACAAGCCGCGCAGCCATCCTGGGCGCGGGCATGATAGCGAAAGCCAAGGAAGGGGAGGACCGGCTTCTGCGCGGCGCTCCGCACGCCGCGGTCGCGGTCGTGCCGAAGAGTTACGGCTGGCCGGAGGACGGCGCTATCGCGCTGACTTACATGGAGCTTGCGGCCCACGCGATGGGGCTCGGCTGCTGCTGGGGCGGCTACCTCACTACGGCGATACGCAATTTCAAAGGACTGCGCGAGTATCTAGGGATAGGCGAGGACGAGCACGTCTGCGGGGCGCAGATGATCGGCGCGCCGTCGCTGAGGCCCGTCCGCCAGTTCGCGCCGCGCAAAGAAGTCAGCGTAAATTGGATAGGCTGA
- a CDS encoding serpin family protein, with the protein MKRTALLVMAIIALAFAPAASAETSELIPPFHWTYHSLSSLAAKGLIDNEVVPGKSAYKPEQVVAMVVTALKHAERDITKLGEQELTAMRQLAAAYRPYFKTAGYDYDAVRGDIEICAMRAGLSGADGAGYTPGEKALTAKAALAVNNFTFDLYKTAAKDKAGDNIFLSPYSVSTALAMTYAGARGVTEEEMARALHFTPDIHKGMGALIGSVNSVPEETAVVSTANAIWPAKGEKILPEFYQLVRLDYRAGLRQLDYASNPEAARKTINKWVEEKTNDKITDIIPGGALTKDTKIVLTNAVYFKAGWQEEFKASDTAPRPFWVSADKSVSVPTMTRTADRLGYAKLDGAEMIDMPYKNGRFSMLVLLPDKDSSAEELEARLSSENVEKWSAALNPARVEIFIPKFKQESSYELSTTLAGLGMASAFTPGAADFSGISGNRDFCISGVLHKTFVEVAEEGTEAAAATAVIVMRAAMPAPQETVVFRADRPFVYLIKDNETNAILFIGRYARP; encoded by the coding sequence ATGAAACGAACTGCGCTACTGGTAATGGCGATAATCGCGCTGGCCTTCGCGCCGGCGGCGTCGGCGGAGACGTCGGAACTGATCCCGCCCTTCCACTGGACATATCATTCGCTTAGCAGCCTCGCTGCGAAGGGACTCATAGACAACGAAGTAGTGCCGGGCAAGAGCGCCTACAAGCCCGAACAGGTCGTCGCGATGGTCGTAACCGCCCTCAAGCACGCGGAGCGCGACATAACGAAGCTCGGAGAGCAGGAGCTCACCGCGATGCGGCAGCTCGCCGCGGCCTACCGCCCGTACTTCAAAACGGCGGGCTACGACTACGACGCCGTGCGCGGAGACATAGAGATATGCGCGATGCGCGCGGGACTCTCCGGCGCGGACGGCGCCGGCTACACGCCCGGCGAAAAGGCCCTTACGGCTAAAGCGGCGCTCGCCGTCAACAACTTCACATTCGACCTATACAAAACGGCCGCGAAGGACAAAGCCGGCGACAACATCTTCCTCTCTCCCTACAGCGTATCGACGGCGCTCGCTATGACCTACGCCGGAGCGCGCGGCGTGACGGAAGAAGAGATGGCGCGCGCGCTGCACTTCACGCCCGACATCCACAAGGGCATGGGCGCGCTCATCGGCTCGGTGAACTCCGTGCCAGAGGAGACTGCCGTTGTGAGTACGGCGAACGCGATATGGCCGGCCAAGGGTGAAAAAATACTGCCAGAGTTCTATCAGCTCGTGCGTCTCGACTACCGCGCGGGGCTGCGCCAGCTCGACTACGCATCTAACCCAGAGGCGGCGCGCAAAACGATAAACAAATGGGTAGAGGAAAAGACCAACGACAAGATAACCGACATAATACCTGGCGGGGCCCTCACGAAGGACACGAAGATAGTGCTGACCAACGCCGTCTACTTCAAGGCTGGATGGCAGGAGGAGTTCAAAGCTTCCGACACGGCTCCGCGTCCCTTCTGGGTGAGCGCCGATAAATCCGTAAGCGTGCCGACGATGACGCGGACCGCGGACAGGCTCGGCTATGCGAAACTCGACGGCGCAGAGATGATCGACATGCCCTACAAGAACGGACGGTTCTCGATGCTGGTGCTGCTGCCCGACAAAGATTCCTCGGCGGAAGAGCTCGAAGCGCGCCTCTCGTCGGAGAACGTCGAGAAGTGGAGCGCCGCGCTGAATCCCGCGCGCGTCGAAATATTCATTCCGAAGTTCAAGCAGGAAAGCAGCTACGAGCTCAGCACGACGCTGGCGGGCCTCGGCATGGCTTCGGCCTTCACGCCGGGAGCCGCCGACTTCTCCGGCATCAGCGGAAACCGCGACTTCTGCATAAGCGGCGTACTGCACAAGACATTCGTCGAAGTTGCGGAAGAAGGCACGGAAGCCGCCGCAGCGACCGCCGTCATAGTGATGCGCGCTGCGATGCCCGCGCCGCAGGAGACCGTGGTATTCCGCGCCGACAGGCCGTTCGTCTACCTGATAAAGGACAACGAGACGAACGCGATACTCTTCATAGGCCGCTACGCGAGGCCGTAG
- a CDS encoding sodium/proline symporter, translating into MNTALYVSGLCLLVFIAIGLASNRYFSKSAEGFYLGDRDFGPIPTALSVGASDSSGWVFTGAVGFAYAYGVSMMWICIGYTIGMFCNYIFVAPALRRYTRRTGATSIPHYFALRFPDEGKKLRAFASIVIVVFFVVYTAAQLTSAGKSFEAVVGWDYGRAVWAAAFISAFYTLLGGYRAVVWTDVVQGAVIIAVLFFAPLMFITYIGGWHAFWERAYLLDPRLLTFASGLKGRDGAAFAFGLAAGGLGLLGQPHILQRFITARDDATLITSAVIGVAWVLIQTSGSTLLGVICRVMMPAVPDPEFAFPLLVVRSLDPLAAGIVLAAVFSAILSTLDSLIVLVAQTVQLDIIEGVFGRKLPERSAALAGRAVVAAVGVFGAFIALQHQRIVFWFVLYAFAVMGASFAPPLVLSLFCRWITGRGVLCGMAAGAAVTIAWYNTPPLKGFMYELFPAFIASAAVTAAVSLFSRAPEDAKRHIELTKR; encoded by the coding sequence CTGCCTCCTGGTCTTCATCGCCATAGGGCTCGCGTCGAACCGTTATTTTTCCAAGTCGGCCGAGGGATTCTATTTGGGGGACCGCGATTTCGGCCCTATACCTACGGCGTTGAGCGTGGGGGCTTCCGATTCGAGCGGATGGGTTTTTACCGGAGCCGTCGGTTTCGCCTACGCTTACGGCGTGTCCATGATGTGGATATGTATCGGCTATACGATAGGTATGTTCTGCAACTATATATTTGTAGCGCCGGCGCTCCGCCGGTACACCAGGCGCACCGGAGCCACATCCATCCCGCATTATTTCGCGCTCCGTTTTCCGGACGAGGGGAAAAAGCTGCGCGCCTTCGCCTCGATAGTCATCGTAGTATTTTTCGTAGTCTATACGGCCGCGCAGCTCACCAGCGCCGGGAAATCCTTCGAGGCCGTCGTCGGCTGGGATTACGGCCGTGCCGTCTGGGCCGCGGCTTTTATAAGCGCCTTCTATACTTTGCTGGGCGGCTACCGCGCGGTCGTTTGGACCGACGTCGTCCAAGGCGCCGTCATCATAGCGGTGCTGTTTTTCGCGCCGTTGATGTTTATAACGTATATAGGCGGATGGCATGCGTTTTGGGAACGCGCGTATCTGCTTGACCCGAGGCTTTTGACGTTCGCCTCCGGCCTTAAGGGACGCGACGGGGCGGCGTTCGCTTTCGGCCTTGCGGCCGGAGGGCTGGGCCTCCTCGGGCAGCCGCATATACTGCAGCGCTTCATTACTGCGAGGGACGACGCCACTCTCATAACCTCCGCCGTAATAGGCGTGGCATGGGTGCTGATACAGACCAGCGGCAGCACCCTGCTCGGCGTTATATGCCGCGTAATGATGCCGGCGGTGCCGGACCCGGAGTTCGCTTTCCCTCTGCTGGTCGTGCGGAGCCTGGATCCGCTGGCGGCCGGTATAGTCCTCGCCGCAGTGTTCTCCGCTATATTGTCTACGCTCGATTCGCTTATCGTGCTTGTGGCTCAGACCGTGCAGCTCGATATCATAGAAGGAGTGTTCGGCAGAAAGCTTCCGGAGAGAAGCGCCGCGCTTGCCGGACGCGCCGTTGTCGCCGCGGTCGGAGTTTTCGGCGCTTTTATAGCGCTACAGCATCAGAGGATAGTGTTCTGGTTCGTACTCTACGCTTTCGCCGTTATGGGGGCGTCGTTCGCGCCTCCGCTTGTTCTTTCGCTTTTCTGCCGGTGGATTACTGGAAGGGGCGTTTTGTGCGGAATGGCCGCCGGAGCCGCGGTTACGATAGCGTGGTACAACACGCCGCCGCTGAAAGGATTCATGTATGAGTTGTTCCCGGCGTTTATAGCCTCCGCCGCCGTGACTGCGGCGGTAAGTCTTTTCTCCCGGGCGCCGGAAGACGCGAAACGTCATATAGAGCTGACGAAGAGGTAG